Proteins from a genomic interval of Thamnophis elegans isolate rThaEle1 chromosome 2, rThaEle1.pri, whole genome shotgun sequence:
- the LOC116504239 gene encoding uncharacterized protein LOC116504239 gives MFLRSKVNFVERVQRPLPKEAMQDSYQNVMALGRTPLLPNYPAVAKDTQESQRQRAKFWSKEEIGLFVDLWISPEVQNELQNTYHNEVVFNWLSNEMGLRGFNRSARQCREKMNALKKKFKEVTTHNKCPGAGEVRTMPFYDKLATILLSRRDAKHSSNSGDKGQWSRQASSPAPGTSGQASLLARQSLISPPGLRSSGTASQSKSHLQQPPHKQPRLLQAGTVSPTHCHRPLLQPNRSLAMQKHRGHSSPWPTANQLAVVTPKIEEQSPEGENPPNSMCSVLQGSHLPMEVRVIDENGITVTSSMCEDVKQEQDEDDAAHDPELEFDGKFEREIVDDSDPPEATGTRLDPDVLSEYSEEQYDETEGVDDLPVDLLQCFGDRFSSFGGVEESNHEQERPKHEHPLSRALSTAESLIQEQEGEVLENSDIICAPLGNLGRKDLNASFEGAVGPPIDRVPPARGLGDDAPLTSAQRTARFRNKRKIERVQLAKELINATRETGENIREALYELDSKESQRRVDDRKVAVWCAKHIAKSIRVSSQTMAAAMRDSDAAFQRCMESYTVALERQTTLLENIADSLNARVSAPQPSLPTSTPADRTRDTSVCASPVPAPSPPIPMESEKTPPSLRSQPGNEEVSPGGADSNSSSR, from the exons ATGTTTCTCAGAAGCAAAGTGAATTTTGTTGAACGGGTGCAAAGACCCCTCCCAAAAGAAGCCATGCAGGACAGCTATCAGAATGTCATGGCACTGG GCCGGACGCCCCTGTTGCCGAATTACCCTGCTGTTGCAAAAGACACTCAGGAGTCCCAGAGGCAAAGGGCCAAGTTTTGGAGCAAGGAAGAGATTGGTCTTTTTGTCGACCTCTGGATCAGCCCGGAAGTCCAGAACGAACTCCAGAACACTTACCACAACGAGGTGGTCTTCAACTGGCTCTCCAACGAAATGGGTTTGCGGGGTTTCAACCGCTCGGCTCGGCAGTGCCGTGAGAAGATGAACGCTCTGAAGAAGAAATTTAAGGAGGTCACCACTCACAACAAATGCCCCGGCGCTGGCGAAGTGCGGACCATGCCGTTCTACGACAAGCTCGCCACCATCCTCCTCAGCCGGAGAGATGCCAAGCACTCTTCGAACAGTGGCGACAAGGGCCAGTGGTCGAGGCAAGCTTCCTCGCCAGCTCCAGGAACGTCCGGGCAGGCGTCTTTACTTGCGAGGCAATCTTTAATTAGTCCGCCAGGGCTGAGGTCTTCTGGGACAGCCAGCCAAAGCAAATCCCACCTGCAGCAGCCCCCTCATAAGCAACCACGCCTTCTCCAGGCTGGGACGGTGTCTCCCACTCACTGCCACCGGCCTCTTTTGCAACCCAACCGGAGCTTGGCGATGCAAAAGCACCGGGGACATTCCTCTCCCTGGCCTACCGCCAACCAACTGGCGGTGGTCACTCCCAAAATTGAGGAACAGTCGCCGGAGGGAGAAAACCCGCCCAACTCGATGTGCTCGGTGCTCCAAGGAAGCCACCTCCCCATGGAGGTGCGGGTGATCGACGAGAATGGCATCACGGTCACCTCCTCCATGTGCGAGGACGTCAAGCAGGAGCAGGACGAGGACGACGCGGCTCACGATCCCGAGTTGGAGTTCGATGGCAAGTTCGAAAGAGAAATTGTGGATGATAGCGACCCTCCAGAGGCCACCGGCACCCGTCTTGACCCGGACGTGCTTTCGGAGTATTCGGAAGAACAGTATGACGAGACCGAAGGGGTTGACGATTTGCCTGTGGATTTGCTACAATGTTTTGGAGACCGATTCTCCTCCTTTGGTGGGGTGGAAGAGAGCAACCATGAGCAGGAAAGACCAAAACACGAACATCCGTTATCCAGGGCTTTATCTACAG cTGAAAGTCTCATTCAGGAGCAGGAGGGAGAAGTTCTCGAGAACTCCGACATCATCTGTGCTCCTTTGGGCAACCTTGGACGGAAGGATCTGAACGCCAGCTTTGAGGGTGCCGTAGGGCCGCCAATCGACCGTGTTCCGCCTGCTAGGGGCTTGGGGGACGACGCTCCGCTGACCAGCGCGCAGAGGACCGCCCGGTTCAGGAACAAGAGAAAAATTGAGAGAGTCCAGCTGGCGAAGGAGCTAATTAACGCCACTCGAGAAACTGGCGAGAACATCCGCGAGGCTCTTTACGAGCTCGACAGCAAGGAGTCACAGAGGCGGGTTGACGATCGCAAGGTTGCCGTGTGGTGCGCCAAGCACATCGCGAAAAGCATCCGGGTTTCGAGCCAAACCATGGCCGCCGCCATGCGCGACTCGGACGCCGCCTTCCAGAGGTGCATGGAGAGCTACACGGTGGCCCTGGAGAGGCAGACGACTCTGTTGGAGAACATTGCCGATTCGCTAAACGCCCGCGTCTCGgctccccagccttccctccccacttccaCTCCCGCCGACAGGACACGCGACACCTCCGTGTGCGCGAGTCCTGTACCAGCACCTTCTCCTCCCATCCCCATGGAGTCGGAGAAGACTCCCCCCTCGTTGAGAAGCCAGCCTGGAAACGAGGAAGTCTCTCCTGGGGGGGCAGACTCTAATAGCAGTAGCCGATAA